The sequence below is a genomic window from Phaeodactylum tricornutum CCAP 1055/1 chromosome 14, whole genome shotgun sequence.
CGGCTCGGAATGCGATCCATACGTAATGGCTTTCCCGAGTATGGAATACGTGCACCGGGTCTCCAAATGTCATCATGTTGACTCGAGATGCTCGTGACAGAACTGTCGCTTTCCATCTTGTTCGAACCGCGGCGACGTCCATTTGCGGTGTTCCGTATCACGTCAGTCTGTTCGGAGACTCTCGTAGAGACGCTGGTCCCACTTTTTAAACTAGACAATGTCACAGTGCGAGACTTCATACTCGTCGGCCTCGAAAGTGCTATATCAGTATCCAATGCGTTGTCGAAACTAGCAGATTCTCCAGCATTGACCGAGGACTCATCGAAAGGCTGGGACTGGGCCAAATTACGTAGCTGCGCTAGCAACTCGTCCTCGTTCCCACTATACCGCACCATTAATCGTCTCGCATTCTCGTAGTCAGAAGGAGTCAACGTTTCGAGCAATGCAGaaatttcttcctttttctgcCATACGACATTATCGAAATCTGGTTTTGCCACATCCTTGCAACTTTCGTTTTTACTTTGGGTTTCAACTTCAATACCCACTTCACCGTCAGGTGGCTTTGTCCAGGAAGTCACACGTGAAATTCGATGGTAGTAATATGTACGACCAGATTCAGCGTCGACGGCAATTTTCCACTGTGGTTTTCCACCCGATATTGACTTGGACTTTTGTGACGTTACAGGATCGTCCTGTTTCGTTTCTCCAATCTTGCTCGCAACAAATGAGTTGGTCTTGAACAGCCCGCTAGTACTCCTCCAAGGCTTAGTCTTCCAAGGTCTATTTTTGCGAAGCAGTCTTGTCGGTAGATCCGAATTGGAATCTACTTGCTGTACTCTGGAGCGAAACGTGGACGATGCACTCGCTGTGTTTGATGAATATCGATCGCCTATCTCGTCTCCACCAGATGCAATTTCGGCCATCGAAGAAGGTGTTGCTTCACTCGTGAGATTGTTTTGCACCGAATCAATCGGGTAGGCTTTGTCTTCTTCTACCTCATCGATCATTTCCACTTCGATCAAACCGCTGTCGCCCCAAACGTTCGCTGTTTCGCCCGATACGTGAACCTTGAACTCTGCCGACTCCCGAGACATGATTTCTTCCTCCGAAATACTGCTCAATGGTCCCTTGGCTGCTCCTTTAAAAGCCACCAAGACTTGCTTGACATGGGCTTCCGTCTCTTCGTTGGTCTGTTTCACCATCGTTCCTGAGGGAGATCGCAGTGTTTCCACACTGTTATCCAAAGCCATCACTACCGCTGAAATGGTGGTCTCGTCCGCAGCGGTGGCTCGGGCATGTGCAGCACTTCCATTGCTGGTAGACGATGTATGTTTGGTGTGGGCAGCTTCCTGGTACGCAATTGCCTTCTTGGTGTTCAATGCCTTGACAGCCAAAGCGGCTTTGGCTGCTGATTTGATTTTGCGCATGGGAAGATTGTTATTCGTCTTAAGTGGTGATCTCGGTGGGGATGACGAGCCTTGGTAAAACGCTAGGGCAGCAGAAAATGATTGCGCCAGAGTTGCTGTGGCATTGGTATTTGGTCCACTTTTGTTGCCACGGCGCGTTGCTTTCAGCGTGCGCTGGCGCTGCCTTCCAACATCCTTCTCTCTCGTATCGCTGAAAGGCTGCGAGTTGCTTTCGTCGAGTAGGAGATCAAAGCCTTGGTCGTCAGCGTCGGCGATCGTAGTCCCCGCCGTCCCCCCCGTAAGGTAGTCTAAAAAACTGGTTGTGCGCGATCGCCCAGCAGAGTCATCTCCGTCGTCCACCGGCGACGTCCCGCATTCTCTTTCGAACGTGAGCCGTTGGCGCACCTCTTCGGTTCTTTCCGGCGTGGTGTAGTCGACAATTGCCGTCGGGGAAGAGGTGCGCGGCGCGCATACTTGGTCGACCGCTTCGTAAAGTCGTCCCAGGACGGTGTCCGAAGCAGTGTTCGGGCTCCTCACCGTCGCATCCAATTTCTCGcttcgctgctgctgccCTTTTACTATAATTGGTTCCTTCCTCATCTCTTTCGGAGAAAAGGCGTTGGCGTGCGAGGGACTGGCGCTTCCGGGCGACCCGACAAACGGTCCCGTTGCTCTACTATAGGCTGCCTTGGACTGTCTCCTTTCTCGATTCATTGTCGAGCTCGTTAAGTTTTGAGGCGGTGAACCCCCGGCAGAACTCTCCGGGGTAACGGGCGGCGTGGGAAAGTCGTCCTGGATCCTGTCGTCCACATCGGCACGCGGTTCCTTCCGCCATTCTTTCCCACCGTTTCGCTGAGTCGATCGGGACAAGGTTGAACTAGACGTCGGTGGAAGACGTCTCGAATCGTCGAACATACCGCGTCGCGGATGCATTGTGCCGTTAGCCGAACGCGCCTTTTCGGTTTGACACTAGATCCTTCCCTCACTCGTTCACTCACTCACCCCAATACTCCCACGGTACCCGTCACTATTGGGATGCGTTTGGCCCGTCGCTATTTCCACTCACGCCCAAAGTAATCCAGGCACGATTCCTTATGAACGATCAAGATCGGAGAAAGGATACGGAGGTCCTTCGCTGTCCAAAGAGGGGAACTAGTCTTGCCAGTGTGTGCACGTGTTCCTCCCAGTAAG
It includes:
- a CDS encoding predicted protein; the protein is MHPRRGMFDDSRRLPPTSSSTLSRSTQRNGGKEWRKEPRADVDDRIQDDFPTPPVTPESSAGGSPPQNLTSSTMNRERRQSKAAYSRATGPFVGSPGSASPSHANAFSPKEMRKEPIIVKGQQQRSEKLDATVRSPNTASDTVLGRLYEAVDQVCAPRTSSPTAIVDYTTPERTEEVRQRLTFERECGTSPVDDGDDSAGRSRTTSFLDYLTGGTAGTTIADADDQGFDLLLDESNSQPFSDTREKDVGRQRQRTLKATRRGNKSGPNTNATATLAQSFSAALAFYQGSSSPPRSPLKTNNNLPMRKIKSAAKAALAVKALNTKKAIAYQEAAHTKHTSSTSNGSAAHARATAADETTISAVVMALDNSVETLRSPSGTMVKQTNEETEAHVKQVLVAFKGAAKGPLSSISEEEIMSRESAEFKVHVSGETANVWGDSGLIEVEMIDEVEEDKAYPIDSVQNNLTSEATPSSMAEIASGGDEIGDRYSSNTASASSTFRSRVQQVDSNSDLPTRLLRKNRPWKTKPWRSTSGLFKTNSFVASKIGETKQDDPVTSQKSKSISGGKPQWKIAVDAESGRTYYYHRISRVTSWTKPPDGEVGIEVETQSKNESCKDVAKPDFDNVVWQKKEEISALLETLTPSDYENARRLMVRYSGNEDELLAQLRNLAQSQPFDESSVNAGESASFDNALDTDIALSRPTSMKSRTVTLSSLKSGTSVSTRVSEQTDVIRNTANGRRRGSNKMESDSSVTSISSQHDDIWRPGARIPYSGKPLRMDRIPSRIPVPRVRELVAEDLSSPKGFRISQKISVAHNSQPTISRRVKSLSPPEGNENTGSKDDLKQTDEIKDFDSMGLNDDISALSMADIDYPGHRICDTHGARRRPVDDVFARKESHLVAAQSGGTLHSKQPVTGSPAHRWTQAQLDGFIALNDWDAVAKHISQVQGTNRKVKTEKNAVAFHSRIAFEMQQEPLVQRSQYDEVNGGHVQKRLGGRFQRRHDGMHSASSRDMSSVDDTDAFSTVSEYAEERRRRSNRIRRATRGFH